Below is a window of Impatiens glandulifera chromosome 2, dImpGla2.1, whole genome shotgun sequence DNA.
GAAGAGACTGAGCAAGGAGGTATATATACATCATATGTCTAGATTTAATTTGTCAGATAGTTGCAGTTTCATTGATGTTAAGAGCAATTAATACAAGAAATATAAAGTTTGATCTACCAATGGATTTGATTGTATTTCTAGTTAAGAGCAACATTTTTCTTATGAATTACAAAGGTACTATGCATGTAGAGGTTCGTTTCAAATGAAGCCTCTTAAGATAGTTTTTCTTGGAAAAGAAAGGAATCCTAATCCTTTTAGCTAGCGAGTTCTTTTGCTTTGAATGGTTGTTCTTCTCTACCTTTTCATCTCCAAAGTCCAAGTCATCCTCTTTGGTGATAAACTATTTGACTTAGGCATTTTACTACATGGGCTTGAAAGTAAGcaaatttattactttttagatatttttccTTGATGAGGTTAGTACAACATCCCACTGCTACCTCTACTTCAATTTTGGTGCTTTCCGTGAGAATTGAACTTGAGATCTCAACCTCTTAAGTTCAAGACTCTTATCACTTGAGCTACTGTGACGGATTAAAGTAAGCAAGATTAAAACTGACCCAACTTGCAATGAAAGGTAAATTTAGGATACTTGGTTTTAATTCCATTTTTCTGTTATCTTCTTTTTTCCCTCAAACATAAAATTGAGGTATTCTGGAGAAACAAATTGATGACTACACGCCCGTTGACAATTTTGTAATGTCAGTTTATTTATACATGACTATTGGTTACGCAATGTCAATGGATGGTTGTCTGTGGAATACAAAAGGCTTTAGCTTCTATTTCTGTGTATAAATTGTATGTTCTACATGTTTGTTGATCATAATAAGCATGTAAAATGaacattcatatatattattataaggcAGAAAGGCCATGTCAAATTTTATTACAAATGCAGAATCGACTAATGACATATATATTTCTTGGAGAATTTTATTTGCAGGGTTGAGAGGAAATGGTGGTTAGGGTTTGGTGGGGTTGGAATTTGGATGagtttagtattattattattaagggCACTTGGAGGTTCCTTTAGAGTTGAGTAGGTTAGCATAGCAAGGACACTCTGACTTGTTCCCATAGGTCCCAGAAGGTACGCAGTTGCACTTCGAGCAgcatattttgcattcttgcATGCATCTCTTGTGAGCCCCAGCTTTCGAGCACCTCACTTCGCACTTCTTCTGACAAAATTCGCCTTCACAAAGCATAAATTTAACCACAATCAGAAAAAGGCAAAACAACAATATCTTTATACAGAGAGAAGGGATTTATTACTGTTATTAGGGCTTGAAGCCGGGGGCTGAACTGCTGCCATGGTGGATTGAAAGAGTGATGAGGTGAGGATAATAGAAACGACTAAGAGAGCAGCCAAACcattgttcttcattttcttgaaaTATGAAACAGATTAAGAAATTAGTGTTATAGGTGTGGAGTGGGTTGAGTGGATGTCCATGCACAGATTTGCATGTGTATTTATACTACTAGCTAGCCCTTCACAGCTCACGTTTAGTCAACTTGACCCGAATTTAAAAATGAGTTAGCAATTAGTGGTAGAACCCCAAGAAAGTATTGGATTTTCGGGGGGAGGGAAGATCCTGGGCTAGGAGAATAGAGATCTGAATAGGGGCAACCAAAATGGTAATAGGCATTTGCCAGCTATGATTCTTTGAGTAAGGAATATTAAATTAGCAAGTTGCTATTACTGGCATAAGCCAATTACTTGTGTTTGATTAATATCAAGATTTAAGACCCATTCGAAACAGTGCCAAAGATGGTTTTGGCTTCCTTTCCACACATGGCTCATCATTTTATAATGCCATTAGTTTATTTGGAAATTGTACAATTTCCtttttgttcttgtttttgtaTTCGGATTTTGGTTTGATAATTGGAAAGAAAAGAATAAACAAGCTAAGACCTTAGGAAAGGTGAATAATGTCATGACAGGGTTATAAATGAGATGGACAACCATTTCTTCTGTAATTTGAGACTTCGCAAATTTCAATCCAGGTATGATCCAGTCTGTGTAGTCATATAGTGCCAAAAGAATCAAAATAATGTTGTAGATTCGTCAATAATGTTGGCTCAGGTTGGGTAAAAGGCGTCTAAATGCGGACCCTAGGGTTCATCTAGGAATGGTAATGAAAGtttattttaagaaaagaaaaggaaaaataattGTATAGGATGTTTCCATGCAAACACATATAGAAAGTCATAAGTCATTATTCTCCCAAGATATACAGCCTGTCATTCCCATCCCAAAGCGCCTCTTCAACCCCCACTTCCTCACATTCAACACGTCATGTTTAGCCAATTGTGACTCTATAACAAtgtcttataatatatatatttttttgggtttgaaGTAAGGAGAATTAGAATGACACGTCTTTAATCTCTTTTCAATCGTCTTTAATCCTTTTTCAATCGTTTAAATTGAAACTTCTACCACTCAACTACTttggttaagaaaaaaaatataaataaataaaattgataaagcAATGCTACTCTAATTAAGCTTATTATTGTGAATAAATAGTATTTGTGTATTAAATTGTTacctaacaaataaataaacaaaaatttggagcaaattattgaattaatttatcaaatataatcaatattaactatttaaataagttcaataatatatatcaaacttaCTTGAACATTTAACAAATGAGTTCAAGTCTATCAAAtatcaaagaaaaaatattttaaaagaaaaaaatattagaaggtttagttttgtttctttcttatttttaagttattagatacctttgttaaaaatatacatattcaaaactaaattttagtttgaaaagagaaaattatatatatattaatttagattattgTCTTGAAaagaaaactttaatttataaaaaaaaaattgaaattaaagttataaatcaTACTATAATtcgaatattattattttttaaaaaagttatactAATTGAATAGGTAAATATGTACTATGGTAttcttcttaataataataataagttaatttaaatttgaactttGATAATGAAATCTTGATTATTAAAGGAAttgtaacaaaatattttttgtcaaATTCTTTACTTTTACAGGTTCATTCAAGTAGactaattatttagttatttaatgaaataatatttaaattttaatattttatcattattagtattatatttttttaatttattaaaataaaaaaaaattaaattaaatttatttttatttgatatatgaaatatgtgattaaattagtatttttaagTGAAAGTGAggaaaatattatgttttgataaattttcagattaaattataaaaaaaattgatcaactAGTTTTCTAACCTatgattgattttgattttttgataaataatatatatatataaataatatatatatatatatatatatatatatatatatatatatatatatatatatatatatatatatatatatatagattataggaGATAAGCTCTTTatgtataaacaaatatttgtatgatttaatttaaagtagTACTTGTTATGTGAAAATCTGTTTGCATGTATTTTTTTAACTGttatttttggtatttaaaattaaaatttaataaaattaataatattgattattttaattcataagtTAAGTGATTTATAATAGAAAAAGTATtagttttgaaaaacaaaatcttgAAATACCGGTATACATCAAAGAGCTCTAGGTGAAGCCACTCGTCCTTTAGCCTTTTCTtctggtttatttgaaaaagttatatttgtaaaaattataaataatttaaatcatgattaatctaaataaatttttgtgtcaaataaagttaaaaaaaatatattatacaatttaaaaataattagtacacaaaatgaaaaaaaaaagtttaaaacatgataaaaaattaatattaagtataatctaaataaactttcaattttattttttataagattataattataattatgaccATAAATATGATTGTGTATTGACTTTTGACTtccaattaaaaatttaattgtcTTCATTGACTGTGAACGTGTCTGTGCAAGGATAAacaattgtttaaaaattaagttatgaGTACAAAACGAGCAAGTAATAATAGTTCAaggataaaaattatattttattctataacCCGTTATTCAGAAAGAACCGGATACCCACCCGTTAACTCGCGCGCTTCTTAATACTACTACTACCTGTCACTCTATCAGCATTTCCGGTACTGTCCGTACCTCCGGCGAAAATGGCGTTTCTCTACCGACGGAGCGTTCTTGCCTCCGGCGTCCTTCACCGGAGATACCTTTCGTTCACAGAGCTTTCATCGCACCGAAAAGACACCGCCTTCTCTCTCTTATCCCGAGTAGGAAACCGGTGTCTAAGTTCCAGCAACGTGTCGGCGCACAACCAAATCGCAGGACAAAACGCTTATGAGATCCTAAAGGTTTCCCAGACAAGTTCATTCGCCGAAATTAAAGCTTCATTTCGGAAATTGGCCAAAGAAACGCACCCTGACCTTGTTCAATCGCAGGACGACTCCTCCGCTTCCCAGCGCTTCGTCCAAATCCTTGCAGCTTACGAGGTTTGGTCAATTTGTCCAAAATTCTTGTTGTCTTTCTGAATTTTGAGATATGGATAACAAACAATTCAAGAATCGTTTTGATCGATCATTAATTGAATGTTTTTTCTTGTTGACATGAAGGGAAATTTAGTCATTAGTAGTGTAATTATATGAACCAAAATTGTAATGAGGACCAGCTGGTTTTCAAATATGTCAATCCATGTTTGGAAAATACCTGGTTTTAGTTCTCTTTTTTGGGCTAAACTGATTTTCGGGAATTTATTGGCTGATCTACATGAAAAGAAGTCTGAGGTTGGATAAGTTTAGCAATATGGAATTTCTGATTCTATGTTATGAACTATGAACTACAGATATTATCCAACATAGAGAGGAGGGCACACTATGACAATTTTCTATTAGCTCAAAAAGTGCAAATTAAGAGGCCATCTATGAATTATTCAACAATGTACTCGTATAGATCAAAGGGAGTGGTAATGAAGAAGATGGAAGTTGTTGAATGGCTAAAATGGTATAGGCATGCTCTGAATGATACTTTGTATGAGAAAAGAGTGGTGGCAGGATCAAGTTACTTTGATGTGCTCGAGAGAGACTTCTATTCAGCTGTACATGCCGCCTACTTTGGACCTGATATTGGTTCCATGGACCTTCTTCCAGAATGCTTTGAAGCCGAAGAGAGGTCATCATCCTATGAAACACATGAGGTCTTGCACTTGGTTAAT
It encodes the following:
- the LOC124927675 gene encoding peamaclein-like, encoding MKNNGLAALLVVSIILTSSLFQSTMAAVQPPASSPNNSEFCQKKCEVRCSKAGAHKRCMQECKICCSKCNCVPSGTYGNKSECPCYANLLNSKGTSKCP